The Lysinibacillus pakistanensis genome includes a window with the following:
- a CDS encoding nitroreductase family protein: MEFSKLIDKRRSANNFLKDVNMTEEDIRPILEDVKLAPSAFNLQHANYIVVLDEEMKEKVREAAFGQYKVHSASGVILVLGDKEAYKNTANLTQGMVDLGIITSSELEEIVAENTKFYEDRGKDFMKDEAIRNASLSAMLFMLAAKNRGWDTCPMIGFDNEKMRELFNVPETHEIALMITIGKEKESSRRLRGYRKPVEEFATYY; the protein is encoded by the coding sequence TAATTTTTTGAAGGACGTTAATATGACTGAAGAAGACATACGCCCTATTTTAGAGGATGTTAAGCTTGCTCCATCGGCTTTTAACTTACAACATGCTAACTATATCGTTGTGTTGGATGAAGAGATGAAGGAAAAAGTAAGAGAGGCAGCATTTGGTCAATATAAGGTACATTCAGCATCTGGGGTGATTCTAGTATTAGGTGATAAAGAGGCCTATAAAAACACGGCTAACCTAACTCAAGGGATGGTGGATTTAGGTATAATTACCTCTAGCGAATTAGAAGAAATTGTAGCAGAGAATACTAAATTTTATGAAGATCGTGGCAAGGATTTTATGAAGGACGAGGCGATTCGTAATGCTTCATTATCAGCCATGTTATTTATGCTTGCTGCAAAAAATCGCGGTTGGGATACTTGCCCAATGATTGGGTTCGATAATGAAAAAATGCGTGAACTTTTTAATGTGCCAGAAACACATGAAATTGCACTTATGATAACAATAGGTAAGGAAAAAGAAAGCAGTCGTCGTTTACGAGGTTATCGTAAGCCGGTTGAAGAATTTGCCACTTATTATTAA